A portion of the Malania oleifera isolate guangnan ecotype guangnan chromosome 3, ASM2987363v1, whole genome shotgun sequence genome contains these proteins:
- the LOC131151004 gene encoding uncharacterized protein LOC131151004: protein MEGTICEEKAEGVGEFSEISLRPIDLSDADDFMVWAADERVASFCRWDTYTSKEDVMNYIKSTAIPHPWFRVICLNHRAIGAISVTSNSKTTDRCRGELGYALAYKYWGNGIATWAVKMVASTIFREWPHLKRLEALVDVDNRGSQRVLEKAGFMREGVLRKYFFLKGKTRDMVMFSLLSTDAAASYS from the coding sequence ATGGAGGGAACAATCTGTGAGGAAAAAGCTGAAGGGGTGGGTGAATTTTCAGAAATCTCCCTCCGGCCAATCGACCTTTCCGACGCTGATGATTTCATGGTGTGGGCTGCAGATGAAAGGGTGGCCTCCTTCTGCCGCTGGGACACCTACACCTCCAAGGAAGATGTCATGAACTACATAAAGAGCACTGCCATTCCTCACCCATGGTTCAGGGTCATTTGCCTCAACCACAGAGCAATTGGGGCTATTTCAGTGACTTCAAATTCTAAAACCACTGATAGGTGCAGAGGGGAACTTGGGTATGCTCTGGCCTACAAGTACTGGGGCAACGGAATCGCCACCTGGGCAGTGAAAATGGTGGCTTCGACCATATTCCGGGAGTGGCCGCACTTGAAGAGACTCGAAGCTCTAGTCGATGTCGATAATCGGGGCTCGCAGAGGGTGTTGGAGAAGGCTGGGTTCATGAGGGAAGGGGTCCTGAGGAAGTATTTCTTTCTCAAGGGAAAAACTAGAGACATGGTGATGTTTAGTCTTCTTTCCACTGATGCTGCAGCATCCTATTCCTAG
- the LOC131151003 gene encoding uncharacterized protein LOC131151003, translating to MEGTTCLITEEKAEGDGEFPEISLRPMDLSDADDFMAWAADERVTPFCSWDTYTSKEDAMNYINNTVIPHPWFRAICLNNKAIGAISVTSNSNATDRCRSELGYVLAYKYWGKGIATRAAKMVASTIFREWPHLERLEALVDADNRGSQRVLEKAGFKREGVLRKYLTVKGKTRDVVMFSLLSTEAAASYI from the coding sequence ATGGAGGGAACGACCTGTCTCATAACAGAGGAAAAGGCTGAAGGGGATGGCGAATTCCCGGAGATCTCCCTCCGGCCGATGGATCTCTCCGATGCCGATGATTTCATGGCGTGGGCTGCAGATGAAAGGGTGACCCCCTTCTGCAGTTGGGACACCTACACCTCCAAAGAAGATGCCATGAACTACATAAACAACACCGTCATTCCTCACCCATGGTTCAGGGCCATTTGCCTCAACAACAAAGCAATTGGGGCTATTTCAGTGACTTCAAATTCTAATGCCACTGATAGGTGCAGAAGTGAACTTGGGTATGTCCTGGCCTACAAGTACTGGGGCAAAGGGATCGCCACACGGGCCGCCAAAATGGTGGCTTCGACCATTTTCCGGGAGTGGCCGCACTTGGAGAGACTCGAAGCTCTAGTCGACGCCGATAACCGGGGATCGCAGAGGGTGCTGGAGAAGGCTGGGTTCAAGAGGGAAGGTGTTCTGAGGAAGTATCTCACTGTGAAGGGGAAAACTAGAGATGTGGTGATGTTTAGCCTTCTTTCTACTGAAGCTGCTGCTTCCTATATATAG